A single genomic interval of Trichosurus vulpecula isolate mTriVul1 chromosome 6, mTriVul1.pri, whole genome shotgun sequence harbors:
- the NDUFC1 gene encoding NADH dehydrogenase [ubiquinone] 1 subunit C1, mitochondrial has translation MAPSLMSLPLLSRLLSGARPPRHTLVRSAFYIRGNPHDKPNWLKVILTLGTTAGLWAFLLQQHKEDILEYERRKSLE, from the exons ATGGCGCCGTCCCTGATGTCGCTGCCGCTGCTGTCCCGGCTCCTCTCCGGGGCCCGGCCCCCACGCCACA CTTTGGTTCGTTCAGCATTTTACATTCGGGGCAACCCACATGACAAACCCAACTGGCTGAAAGTTATACTAACCTTGGGCACTACTGCAGGCCTGTGGGCCTTT CTCCTCCAACAACACAAAGAAGATATTTTAGagtatgaaagaagaaaaagtctagAATAA